Proteins from a genomic interval of Clostridia bacterium:
- a CDS encoding FAD-dependent thymidylate synthase: protein MEQEAGLKFRIIYYPLMGTEIDTERLLLMAKLCYKPIGVDAMHDMVWAKASGHDDHVGKFVRNLIRSGHLGALEHWTTSFAVEGYSRISSQQNDRHRLIKTFKDPGVWENCPEQGSADVAQLQQSQRYVREDGFRYVTPPSFQTHQEFLERFRALQDEIRELQRYGLSVAKLPAEDVRFGLSNATETRFVITTNARQLRHMFNLRCCNRAQWEIRRLFDGLLCAYKEIAPNIFWRAGASCDDFGYCPEGAACCGKAPTIEALLRGAGRTNDADHGCEPEVD from the coding sequence ATGGAGCAGGAAGCGGGCCTCAAATTCAGAATCATCTACTACCCATTGATGGGCACTGAGATCGACACAGAACGGTTGCTGCTAATGGCCAAGCTCTGCTACAAGCCCATTGGCGTCGACGCCATGCACGACATGGTCTGGGCGAAGGCTTCGGGTCACGACGATCATGTTGGCAAGTTCGTGCGCAACCTGATCCGCTCAGGGCATCTGGGCGCCCTGGAGCACTGGACCACGAGTTTTGCCGTCGAGGGCTACTCGCGGATATCGAGCCAGCAGAATGACAGGCACAGGCTGATCAAGACGTTCAAAGATCCCGGAGTGTGGGAGAACTGCCCAGAGCAGGGATCGGCTGATGTGGCTCAGCTGCAGCAGTCGCAGCGGTATGTCCGCGAAGACGGGTTTCGGTATGTGACCCCGCCAAGCTTTCAGACGCATCAGGAGTTCCTGGAGCGATTCCGTGCATTGCAGGATGAGATACGGGAACTGCAGCGGTATGGACTGTCCGTCGCGAAGCTCCCCGCGGAGGATGTGCGATTCGGGCTCTCCAATGCGACTGAGACCAGATTTGTGATCACCACAAATGCACGCCAGCTCAGGCACATGTTCAATTTGAGATGCTGCAACAGGGCTCAATGGGAGATACGTAGGCTCTTTGACGGTCTGCTCTGCGCATACAAGGAGATCGCGCCTAACATATTCTGGCGGGCGGGAGCGTCATGCGATGACTTCGGCTACTGCCCGGAAGGAGCCGCGTGCTGCGGCAAAGCGCCCACCATTGAGGCTCTTCTGAGAGGGGCCGGACGGACGAACGACGCAGATCATGGCTGCGAGCCGGAGGTGGATTGA
- the rlmH gene encoding 23S rRNA (pseudouridine(1915)-N(3))-methyltransferase RlmH produces the protein MRVDIVAVGKVKERHLAEAVEDYSVRLGRYCRLGMSIVQEEPFTESDSCARKDELKALEARKMLARIRPNSRVIACDLAGREMTSEQFAAFIENLGIASVSDLTFLIGGPQGFGPLALARADDRICFSKMTFPHQLMRVFLLEQIYRAFRIIRNEPYHY, from the coding sequence GTGCGCGTGGATATCGTTGCAGTTGGCAAAGTGAAGGAGAGGCATCTAGCCGAGGCGGTGGAGGATTACTCCGTCCGCCTCGGACGCTACTGTCGGCTCGGAATGAGCATTGTTCAAGAGGAACCCTTCACTGAGTCGGACAGTTGTGCCCGAAAGGATGAGCTGAAAGCGTTGGAGGCCAGGAAGATGCTGGCGCGCATCCGCCCAAACTCCCGCGTGATCGCCTGCGATCTTGCCGGAAGGGAGATGACCTCCGAGCAGTTCGCCGCCTTCATCGAGAACCTGGGGATTGCCTCAGTCAGCGATCTCACGTTTCTCATCGGAGGGCCACAGGGGTTCGGACCTCTCGCATTGGCCCGGGCAGACGACAGGATATGCTTCTCCAAGATGACATTCCCACACCAGCTCATGCGGGTGTTCTTACTGGAACAGATCTACCGCGCGTTCAGAATAATCCGAAACGAGCCATACCACTACTGA
- a CDS encoding trypsin-like peptidase domain-containing protein produces the protein MSYYWRDRSGASRFSLFFAALAGAVIGGLVVGALLLTYAQRTPSPAAPPSEIGSAPAQEGDQTPSDRLTPQAYSVATAAERVGPSVVKIATKQEEVVYSFFFHPMVQEREGLGSGVVIDSSGYILTNNHVIADTTEIAVVLADGRQFPAKIVGGDSFTDIAVVKVEGAGLPVADLGNSDQLVVGEPAITIGNPYGFDHTVTAGVVSALNRSLERGQSEPAMEGLIQTDAPINPGNSGGALVSQDGRVIGINTAIIQQAQGIGFAIPINTAREVASQIIQYGKVRRPYVGVAEVVPIDRQIASRYGLPVDHGLLIASVMRHSPAERAGLAPNDIIVSINDSSVATVEDVRKAVLKSSIGDTLKFTVVGRYSARQRDVKVVLTEAP, from the coding sequence ATGAGTTACTACTGGAGAGACCGCTCAGGAGCGAGCAGGTTCAGTTTGTTCTTCGCGGCCCTTGCTGGGGCGGTAATCGGAGGACTGGTAGTCGGAGCGCTGCTCCTCACTTACGCACAGCGCACTCCGTCCCCGGCGGCGCCTCCTTCAGAGATTGGGTCGGCGCCTGCGCAGGAGGGTGACCAGACGCCTTCCGATCGGCTTACCCCGCAGGCATACTCAGTGGCCACCGCGGCTGAGCGAGTGGGCCCATCGGTCGTTAAGATCGCGACTAAGCAGGAAGAGGTCGTGTACAGCTTCTTCTTTCATCCAATGGTGCAGGAGAGAGAAGGCCTTGGCTCTGGAGTCGTGATCGACTCCTCTGGGTACATTCTCACCAACAACCACGTGATCGCCGATACGACCGAAATCGCCGTCGTCCTGGCTGATGGCCGGCAGTTCCCGGCCAAGATCGTGGGCGGCGACTCATTCACCGACATTGCGGTGGTGAAGGTTGAAGGCGCCGGTTTGCCTGTGGCGGACCTCGGCAACTCGGATCAGCTCGTTGTGGGCGAGCCTGCAATCACTATAGGAAACCCATACGGATTCGACCACACGGTGACCGCGGGAGTGGTGAGCGCCTTGAACCGCTCACTAGAGCGCGGGCAATCGGAACCTGCGATGGAAGGCCTGATCCAAACTGACGCTCCAATCAATCCGGGAAACTCCGGCGGGGCCTTGGTGTCGCAGGATGGGCGGGTGATTGGGATCAATACCGCCATTATCCAGCAGGCGCAGGGGATCGGGTTCGCGATACCCATAAACACCGCGCGCGAGGTGGCATCCCAGATCATCCAGTATGGGAAGGTTAGGAGGCCCTACGTGGGCGTAGCGGAGGTCGTGCCCATCGACAGGCAGATCGCTTCCAGGTATGGCCTGCCGGTGGACCATGGTCTACTGATCGCATCTGTGATGAGGCACAGTCCGGCTGAACGTGCAGGCCTGGCTCCAAACGACATTATCGTCTCCATCAACGATAGTTCTGTCGCCACAGTGGAAGATGTGAGGAAAGCGGTCCTGAAATCGTCAATCGGCGACACGCTGAAGTTCACAGTTGTGGGGCGCTACAGCGCGCGTCAGCGCGATGTGAAGGTAGTGCTTACCGAGGCTCCGTAG
- the cobO gene encoding cob(I)yrinic acid a,c-diamide adenosyltransferase — MTDSTGNVKAGAFPNALIQVYTGDGKGKTTAAIGLGMRAFGHGYKVRMIQFMKGTGYTGEIQTARRLGPGFEIFQFGRGCKRSEAMRTGELTCDGCGECFIRKGRSAQLDIELARQAYDLAAQTLDEASADLVILDEIANAVVFGLFSVEDAVALIERRPRGVELVLTGRNMPQPLIDIADLVTEMRMVKHPFEQGIPARHGIEY, encoded by the coding sequence ATGACTGACAGCACCGGGAACGTGAAGGCAGGCGCTTTTCCCAACGCGCTGATTCAGGTCTACACAGGAGACGGCAAAGGAAAAACCACCGCTGCCATAGGCCTCGGCATGCGCGCCTTCGGGCATGGCTACAAGGTGCGGATGATACAGTTCATGAAGGGGACCGGTTACACCGGGGAGATCCAGACCGCGCGCAGGCTGGGCCCGGGATTTGAGATATTCCAGTTCGGCCGGGGCTGTAAGCGCTCTGAGGCGATGAGGACTGGCGAGCTGACCTGCGATGGCTGCGGGGAGTGTTTCATTCGGAAGGGCCGTTCCGCCCAGCTCGATATCGAGCTCGCGCGGCAAGCCTACGATCTGGCCGCGCAAACGCTGGATGAGGCCTCCGCTGATCTGGTAATACTGGATGAGATAGCGAATGCTGTCGTATTCGGTCTGTTCAGTGTGGAGGACGCCGTGGCGCTCATAGAGCGTCGCCCCCGAGGGGTGGAACTGGTTCTCACAGGGAGGAACATGCCACAGCCACTCATCGACATTGCGGACCTGGTGACCGAGATGCGGATGGTGAAGCACCCTTTTGAGCAGGGCATTCCGGCCAGGCACGGTATCGAGTACTGA
- a CDS encoding ABC transporter ATP-binding protein — translation MRVELHNVRYAYGRSSPEVLHGVSFAVLPGTLFGIVGPNGSGKSTLLRVIGGVAKPRSGWVSYGGRDISKLPPKEAARTVAAVASSESTAFAFTVEEIVLMGRSPYIRPFASETAEDWACVRQAMEQTGVAYLRKRRITELSSGERQRVLIARALAQQPKALLLDEPTAHLDVNYQVEVMELALGLAHGSGITTIAVLHDLNLAARYCDRIVMLRTGELVAEGVPRDVLTEENLLDVYGVRAVIGRRPELDRPAVFVMSGSPAGASAGSGSGSGSGVGVALSHAERAEHAKERRGGEQDD, via the coding sequence ATGAGAGTTGAACTGCACAATGTGCGATACGCCTACGGCAGGTCGAGTCCGGAGGTGTTGCACGGGGTGAGTTTCGCCGTGCTTCCAGGCACGCTTTTCGGGATAGTCGGCCCGAACGGATCTGGGAAGTCGACGCTCCTAAGAGTGATTGGCGGAGTGGCAAAGCCGCGCTCGGGCTGGGTTTCATACGGCGGTCGCGATATCTCGAAGCTGCCTCCCAAGGAGGCCGCTCGGACGGTTGCGGCCGTTGCATCTTCGGAATCTACGGCGTTCGCGTTCACTGTGGAAGAGATTGTCCTGATGGGGCGGTCGCCGTACATACGTCCGTTCGCTTCGGAAACAGCCGAGGACTGGGCTTGCGTGAGGCAGGCCATGGAACAGACTGGCGTTGCCTACCTCAGGAAGAGGAGAATCACAGAGCTTTCGTCTGGGGAGAGGCAGCGCGTTCTCATAGCCCGTGCCCTCGCACAGCAGCCGAAGGCGCTTCTTCTGGATGAGCCCACCGCGCATCTCGATGTGAATTACCAGGTGGAGGTGATGGAGCTCGCACTCGGGCTTGCCCATGGGTCCGGAATCACCACGATAGCTGTTCTTCACGATCTGAACCTCGCGGCACGCTATTGCGACAGGATCGTAATGTTGCGCACCGGGGAGCTTGTCGCCGAGGGAGTTCCGAGGGACGTTCTCACTGAGGAGAACCTCCTTGATGTGTACGGAGTCAGGGCAGTGATTGGCCGCAGGCCTGAACTGGACCGGCCCGCGGTGTTCGTGATGTCGGGAAGCCCCGCTGGCGCGAGTGCCGGCTCTGGTTCTGGCTCCGGCTCCGGCGTTGGCGTGGCTCTGAGCCATGCAGAGCGCGCGGAGCACGCAAAGGAAAGGCGTGGAGGTGAGCAAGATGACTGA
- a CDS encoding iron chelate uptake ABC transporter family permease subunit, with the protein MPTSRIRRARIAGLAAVVILVVCCAASAGTSGVPVELALRILGSRVPLVGPLFRPGPALAARYDLESAEIIVLEVRLPRIVLGLLVGAGLSVTGACFQGLFRNPLADPYIIGASSGSALGASIGILLSASSGISFLAGPSSSVPLFAFVGAVVTVTFVYALAAADGRVSTDTFLLAGVVVGSFVWAVVSFLMVIAGEDLPKVVMWLMGSLSAKSWTHVAMAAPYVLAGIAALTAMGRGLNLIAMGEEPARYMGLDVERFKKAAIVIGSLITAAAVSASGLIGFIGLVVPHVARMLIGPDHRSLIPVSALGGAAFMVAADTIARVAIPPREIPVGIITAIAGAPFFFYLLRRRKRDGVF; encoded by the coding sequence ATGCCAACGTCCCGCATCAGGAGGGCGCGGATCGCCGGGCTTGCAGCCGTCGTCATTCTGGTTGTGTGCTGTGCGGCATCAGCCGGGACCTCAGGGGTCCCGGTCGAACTCGCGCTGCGCATCCTGGGATCCAGGGTTCCCCTGGTCGGGCCGCTGTTCAGGCCTGGCCCCGCGCTTGCAGCACGCTATGACCTGGAGAGCGCTGAGATCATCGTGCTTGAGGTGCGGCTTCCCCGCATCGTGCTTGGCTTGCTGGTGGGGGCGGGCCTTTCTGTGACAGGAGCATGCTTTCAGGGCCTGTTCAGGAACCCGTTGGCCGACCCATACATCATCGGAGCGTCGTCAGGTTCCGCACTGGGAGCAAGCATAGGCATCCTGCTATCGGCGTCGTCTGGAATCTCGTTTCTTGCGGGCCCTTCATCTAGTGTGCCTCTGTTTGCCTTCGTCGGCGCAGTAGTCACCGTCACATTCGTGTATGCACTTGCAGCGGCGGACGGACGTGTGTCTACTGATACGTTTCTGCTGGCGGGTGTTGTGGTCGGCTCGTTCGTGTGGGCCGTAGTGTCGTTCCTCATGGTGATCGCTGGAGAGGATCTCCCCAAGGTGGTCATGTGGCTGATGGGGAGCCTTTCCGCAAAGAGCTGGACCCATGTGGCCATGGCTGCCCCGTACGTGCTGGCCGGGATCGCTGCTCTCACCGCCATGGGACGGGGTCTGAACCTCATAGCCATGGGCGAAGAGCCTGCGAGATACATGGGGCTGGATGTGGAGAGGTTCAAGAAGGCAGCGATTGTCATCGGTTCCCTCATTACAGCCGCGGCCGTGTCCGCGTCTGGACTCATAGGCTTCATCGGCCTCGTTGTGCCACACGTCGCGCGTATGCTCATAGGCCCGGACCACAGGAGCCTGATCCCAGTATCCGCCCTGGGCGGCGCTGCGTTCATGGTGGCGGCTGATACTATCGCGCGGGTGGCGATCCCTCCGCGAGAGATACCGGTGGGGATAATCACAGCCATTGCAGGAGCGCCGTTCTTCTTTTACCTGCTGCGCAGGAGGAAGAGGGACGGAGTGTTCTAA
- a CDS encoding cobalamin-binding protein translates to MVSEKTLVCALVKRMRANRSTVAKAVFSILMALTLICAPFGAVAAAASAGCAASAGCAASVGSPVSAGSAGATLAGRFPITVVDGTGASVRIEREPERIVSLAPSNTEILFKLGLGEKLVGVTTACDYPEAAKKIAKIGDYNINIEQVVAKRPDVVFAVADLQMPVIEKLRELRITVVAVNPKTIDEVFSAMELIGDAAGEGIYARKVVEGLQARMKVVERQLATLPANERPPVFVEIWNDPLMTAGSGTFVDDLITKAGGRNIAGSMQGWPQISPETVIASKPECIILTCYNKAEVMARREWRKAPAIASGQVYELMPDILVRPGPRLVEGLEALAAILHGDVLRGMKMAK, encoded by the coding sequence TTGGTATCTGAGAAAACACTGGTCTGCGCCTTAGTCAAGCGCATGCGCGCCAACCGGAGCACTGTCGCTAAGGCCGTGTTCTCGATCCTAATGGCCTTGACCCTGATCTGTGCGCCTTTTGGGGCGGTCGCGGCGGCTGCCTCTGCGGGGTGCGCTGCCTCTGCGGGGTGCGCGGCATCCGTGGGGTCGCCAGTATCCGCGGGGTCCGCAGGAGCGACATTGGCAGGGAGATTCCCGATCACCGTTGTGGATGGCACTGGGGCATCAGTCCGCATAGAGCGCGAGCCGGAGAGGATTGTGAGCCTTGCCCCGAGCAACACTGAGATCCTGTTCAAGTTGGGGCTTGGCGAGAAGCTTGTTGGGGTCACTACTGCGTGCGATTACCCGGAGGCTGCGAAGAAGATCGCCAAGATCGGGGACTACAACATCAACATCGAACAGGTGGTGGCCAAGAGGCCGGATGTGGTGTTCGCAGTGGCGGACCTTCAGATGCCTGTGATCGAGAAGCTCAGGGAGTTGCGGATCACTGTGGTGGCTGTTAACCCCAAGACGATCGACGAGGTATTCTCGGCCATGGAGCTGATCGGCGATGCCGCCGGTGAAGGAATCTACGCGCGCAAGGTCGTAGAGGGGCTTCAGGCCCGAATGAAGGTTGTGGAGAGGCAGCTCGCAACGCTTCCGGCGAATGAGCGTCCGCCGGTGTTTGTGGAGATATGGAACGACCCACTGATGACTGCAGGATCAGGCACTTTCGTGGATGACCTCATCACGAAGGCTGGCGGGCGCAACATAGCAGGCTCGATGCAGGGATGGCCTCAGATCTCACCGGAGACGGTCATAGCCTCGAAGCCGGAGTGCATCATCCTTACGTGCTACAACAAGGCCGAGGTGATGGCCAGGCGCGAGTGGAGAAAGGCGCCCGCCATCGCGAGCGGGCAGGTGTACGAGCTGATGCCGGACATCCTGGTGAGGCCAGGCCCACGCCTTGTTGAGGGGCTGGAGGCACTCGCAGCCATACTGCACGGGGATGTTCTTCGTGGCATGAAGATGGCGAAGTAG
- the selB gene encoding selenocysteine-specific translation elongation factor, protein MKHAVIGTAGHVDHGKTTLIRALTGVNTDRLREEQDRGMTIELGFAPLTLPSGRMAGVVDVPGHERFIKNMLAGASGVDVALVVVAADEGVMPQTEEHLDILELLGVRHGVVAITKSDLVEEDWLELAIEDVRGRLAHTRLAGAPVLPVSAVTGQGLDLLLQALDRALDEAMSDPDSWSFARLPIDRVFAISGHGTVVTGTLVGGAVRPGDKLELLPARREVRVRGVQVHDAPTDEAVHGQRVAMNLSGVDRDQVERGMVLARPGMLSPSRMYDAELDLLPSAIPVEHRTRMRLHMGTAEVMCRVRVIGAAEAIPGERAYVQLELEEDGVAARGDRFIIRTYSPSVTAGGGRILAPASDRRRRMKEATIREFEVLAGDDEAALARLFASHITSEISAPASAESVAREMVREQSEVRAILESDVAAGGMVAFGESPSSRGYMPRSDWDGICARMEEALRGYHSRAPLRAGMPKEQLRTAAFPGWDGKAFSVAFARAVEDGLMRDNGVLVSLPEHEVTLTAQQRSLAERLEAAFSDGDALMSPPERAAAIAIAAPVAVQGRAQAQGQAQGQGSADVTAAESVLDYMIDTGVLMRVGPELLFHRDALERAMSIVKELGAGGRAFTAAEFRDACGSTRKYAVALLECLDSSKVTRRVGDERVLGSGGPL, encoded by the coding sequence ATGAAGCACGCGGTGATCGGGACTGCCGGCCACGTTGACCATGGCAAGACTACTCTCATTAGGGCGCTCACTGGAGTGAACACCGATCGGCTCAGGGAAGAGCAGGACAGGGGCATGACCATCGAGCTCGGCTTCGCGCCGCTTACGCTGCCATCCGGGAGGATGGCGGGGGTAGTGGATGTGCCCGGACATGAGCGTTTCATCAAGAACATGCTGGCCGGAGCATCAGGAGTCGACGTAGCGCTGGTGGTTGTTGCCGCAGATGAAGGCGTGATGCCCCAGACAGAAGAGCACCTCGACATACTGGAGTTGCTCGGAGTGAGGCACGGGGTGGTCGCAATAACCAAGAGCGATCTTGTTGAGGAGGACTGGCTTGAGCTCGCCATTGAGGACGTGCGTGGTCGGCTCGCCCACACGCGCCTTGCGGGTGCGCCCGTACTGCCGGTTTCGGCAGTCACAGGGCAGGGACTGGACCTCCTCCTGCAGGCGCTCGACCGAGCGCTTGACGAAGCCATGTCCGACCCGGACAGCTGGAGTTTCGCGCGCCTTCCAATAGACCGGGTGTTCGCCATATCTGGGCACGGCACTGTGGTCACGGGCACACTCGTCGGCGGCGCGGTGAGGCCAGGGGATAAGCTTGAACTGCTGCCGGCCCGGCGCGAGGTCCGAGTCCGAGGGGTTCAGGTGCACGACGCGCCTACCGACGAGGCCGTGCATGGACAGCGGGTGGCGATGAACCTCTCAGGAGTCGACCGGGACCAGGTGGAGCGAGGGATGGTTCTGGCACGGCCTGGAATGCTCTCGCCTTCGCGGATGTACGATGCTGAACTCGACCTCCTTCCGTCTGCGATTCCAGTGGAGCACAGGACCAGGATGAGGTTGCACATGGGCACTGCTGAGGTCATGTGCAGGGTCAGGGTGATCGGGGCTGCCGAAGCGATTCCCGGAGAGCGGGCGTACGTGCAGTTGGAGCTTGAAGAGGATGGCGTGGCTGCCAGGGGCGACAGGTTTATCATTCGCACATACTCTCCCTCTGTCACCGCCGGAGGCGGGCGCATACTGGCGCCTGCGTCTGATAGGCGCCGCAGGATGAAGGAAGCGACAATCCGAGAGTTCGAAGTGCTCGCAGGTGATGATGAAGCAGCTCTCGCACGCCTGTTTGCGTCCCATATCACTTCCGAAATCTCCGCTCCGGCCTCCGCCGAGAGCGTGGCCAGGGAGATGGTGCGTGAGCAATCGGAGGTCCGCGCGATTCTCGAATCGGATGTAGCGGCAGGCGGGATGGTTGCCTTCGGGGAATCGCCTTCGTCACGGGGGTACATGCCCCGTTCCGACTGGGACGGCATTTGCGCACGAATGGAGGAGGCTCTCAGGGGATACCACTCCCGGGCGCCGCTACGGGCCGGGATGCCGAAGGAGCAACTGAGGACTGCGGCCTTCCCGGGCTGGGATGGAAAGGCGTTCTCGGTAGCATTCGCACGTGCTGTTGAGGATGGACTCATGCGCGACAACGGAGTTCTCGTGTCCCTGCCTGAGCACGAGGTTACTCTCACTGCACAACAGCGTAGCCTGGCAGAACGGCTCGAGGCAGCCTTTTCCGATGGGGATGCCCTCATGTCGCCTCCGGAAAGGGCGGCGGCCATCGCCATCGCTGCCCCCGTCGCTGTGCAGGGGCGGGCGCAGGCGCAGGGGCAGGCGCAGGGGCAGGGCTCGGCAGATGTGACGGCAGCCGAATCGGTGCTCGACTATATGATAGACACCGGAGTGCTGATGCGAGTAGGGCCTGAACTGCTGTTTCATCGAGATGCCCTGGAGAGAGCCATGAGCATCGTGAAGGAGCTGGGCGCGGGCGGGCGCGCCTTTACGGCGGCCGAATTCCGAGATGCGTGCGGCTCAACGCGGAAATACGCAGTGGCGCTCCTCGAGTGCCTGGATTCGTCCAAGGTGACGAGGCGAGTCGGTGACGAGCGGGTGCTTGGCTCAGGTGGCCCATTATGA
- the selA gene encoding L-seryl-tRNA(Sec) selenium transferase has translation MGRSLRAIPSVSDVLSTQIAQELSDALPRWAVRDAARELIAREREALTRGEEHHAHVEHHAHQESFRVSTVGADAPESADPREAILLRVLSDLPAVAARCAAPGPRAVINATGVILHTNLGRAPLPEYAAAAVAECAIGYCDLEFNLATGLRGSRQDHIAGLLARITGAPAAYVVNNNAAAVLLCLDALAKGKKVVVSRGELVEIGGSFRVPEIMERSGAALVEVGTTNRTRISDYRKAIDPDVGLLLKVHTSNFRVVGFTEEASIAELAALGAEVGVPVMYDIGSGLMTGAVCPSQGAEPAVGQAVRDGADIVTFSGDKLFGGPQAGIIVGRPDLIETISKDPLARALRIDKLTLIALAAVAAAWEDPDEALRSIPVHAMLTADHNTLVERAHRLLSLVQRQLLTAAEAAPVAAAPGGSGGCEAASFEVIDDPSEVGGGSMPTVMIPGVSLSIKPRLMSAAELQLRLRRGDPSVVARVAEGSVRLHMRTLFDRDLESLARAVGRAIRA, from the coding sequence GTGGGGCGTTCACTTCGCGCCATCCCTTCTGTCTCCGACGTACTGTCCACTCAAATCGCACAGGAACTGTCGGATGCTCTCCCACGATGGGCGGTGCGCGATGCCGCACGAGAACTCATCGCGAGGGAGCGGGAAGCTCTCACCCGCGGTGAGGAGCATCATGCGCACGTGGAACATCATGCGCACCAGGAGAGCTTCCGGGTTTCCACAGTTGGGGCCGACGCTCCAGAGTCTGCGGACCCCAGGGAAGCGATTCTCCTGCGCGTTCTCTCCGACCTTCCAGCCGTTGCGGCCAGGTGCGCCGCGCCTGGTCCCAGAGCTGTGATCAACGCAACCGGGGTGATCCTGCACACGAACCTCGGGCGTGCGCCACTGCCGGAGTACGCAGCTGCGGCTGTCGCGGAGTGCGCCATCGGGTACTGTGATCTTGAGTTCAACCTCGCCACTGGCCTGCGCGGCTCACGGCAGGATCATATCGCCGGGCTCTTGGCCAGGATCACGGGCGCGCCCGCAGCCTACGTCGTCAACAACAACGCGGCCGCAGTTCTTCTGTGCCTCGATGCCCTTGCGAAAGGGAAAAAGGTCGTGGTCTCCAGGGGTGAGCTTGTTGAGATAGGCGGGTCTTTCAGGGTGCCTGAGATAATGGAGCGGAGCGGGGCCGCTCTTGTGGAAGTGGGGACTACGAACCGCACCAGGATCTCCGACTACCGAAAGGCGATCGATCCCGACGTCGGGCTGCTGCTCAAGGTGCATACGTCCAACTTCCGCGTGGTTGGGTTCACCGAGGAGGCGAGCATTGCGGAATTGGCAGCGCTAGGAGCTGAAGTTGGGGTTCCCGTGATGTACGATATCGGGTCGGGACTGATGACCGGCGCAGTCTGCCCGTCACAGGGCGCCGAGCCCGCTGTTGGGCAGGCGGTTCGGGATGGTGCGGATATCGTGACGTTCAGCGGCGATAAGCTGTTCGGAGGCCCTCAGGCAGGCATCATAGTGGGCAGGCCTGACCTCATCGAAACGATATCTAAGGACCCTTTGGCTCGAGCCCTCAGGATAGACAAGCTGACCCTGATTGCTCTGGCTGCCGTGGCAGCCGCATGGGAGGACCCAGACGAGGCGCTGCGGTCTATCCCAGTCCATGCCATGCTCACCGCTGATCACAATACCCTCGTGGAGAGGGCCCACCGTCTTCTTTCCCTTGTGCAGCGGCAGTTGCTCACCGCAGCTGAAGCCGCTCCAGTTGCCGCGGCGCCAGGTGGAAGCGGAGGCTGCGAGGCGGCGTCCTTCGAAGTGATTGATGACCCGTCTGAAGTTGGCGGAGGATCTATGCCCACCGTCATGATCCCCGGAGTGAGCTTATCGATCAAACCCAGGCTGATGTCCGCGGCTGAACTCCAGCTGCGGCTCAGGAGGGGCGACCCTTCAGTCGTGGCCAGGGTGGCGGAGGGCTCGGTTAGGCTTCACATGAGGACTCTGTTCGACCGCGACCTCGAGAGCCTTGCCCGCGCAGTGGGGAGGGCGATCCGAGCATGA